The Pseudomonas graminis region CTTGTCGTGTGCACAACGCTGCCTGACCATTGAGCGGCCACCGTCGCCAGCCATGCGAAAAGGAATACCACGACACCCTGCAACGCCCATTTTCCGATACCCGACACGATGGTTCTCCTGGCTGAATTCGACGGCATCAATTTGACCTTCAACTGTTGCAGGAACGTTGCATTCAACTTCTGCACCAACATTTGAGGCGATTGAGTGCTCGCCAGGAAAATCCTCGAAAACGGCAGTTCCACCCTTGACCGATTGCCGGCTGAAGCCGGTCCTACACAAGCATCGCGGTCGGTTAGTAGGACCGGCTTCAGCCGGGAAGCTTTTGAAGTGTACGGACGATTCCGCGCGCATCTGTAAAGGGCCGCCACCCAGGTTCTGTGGCTGAATACCGGTGCGTTTCGCACCCACAAGAACAAGGCAAGACCCTCTATGTCCTCTCGTGAAAACACCGGCATGGCCCTCGGACTGATCGGCGTGGTGATCTTCAGTCTGACGCTGCCCATGACCCGCATCGTAGTGCAGGAAATTCATCCCTTGCTCAACGGGCTGGGCCGCGCCTTGTTTGCGGCGGTGCCGGCGGCGGCGTTGCTGCTGTGGCGCAGGGAAAAATGGCCGACCCTGGCTCAGTTCAAGGCCTTGATGGTGGTCGCGCTTGGGGTGATCGTCGGGTTCCCGGTGCTCTCGGCCTGGGCCATGAAAACCCTGCCTGCCTCCCACGGCGCACTGGTCAATGGCCTGCAACCGCTGCTGGTGGCCATCTACGCCGCATGGCTCTCCCACGAGCGCCCGTCGAAAGCCTTCTGGGCCTGCGCGGCCATGGGCAGCGTTCTGGTGCTGGGTTACGCGCTGATCAGCGGGGCCGGCAACCTTCAGGCCGGTGATCTGCTGATGGTCGCTGCGGTGGCGATTGGCGGGCTGGGTTATGCCGAAGGCGGGCGGCTGGCGAAGGAGATGGGTGGCTGGCAGGTGATCTGCTGGGCGCTGGTGATTTCGATCCCGGTACTGATCGTGCCCGTCAGCTATCTGGCGTGGCAGCACCAAGGCCCGATTTCCCCCGGGACCTGGTGGGCCTTCGGTTACGTGTCGCTGTTCTCGCAATTCATCGGATTCTTCGCCTGGTACGCCGGGCTGGCCATGGGCGGCATCGCGCGGGTCAGCCAGATCCAACTGGTGCAGCTGTTCTTCACCATGGCCTTCTCGGCGCTGTTTTTCGGCGAGCACATTGACCCGACAACCTGGATCTTCGCCGCCGGTGTCGTGGTCGTGCTGGCCATCGGGCGCAAAACGGCTGTGATTGCACCCAAGCCCGTCGCCGCCGCTCGCATTTAACCGAGCAGGCCATCCGCCTGGAGCAAGCGCTCCAGGCACTGCTCCTGAATCCCGTAGAACACTTTCAGCTCCTGAATCTTCGCCAGCAATTCAGCAGGGTCCGCCGGGCTGGTGCGTTTGACCGCCAGGATCATCTTGTTCTTGTTGGTGTGCTCCAGCGAGATGAACTCGAAAACCTTGGTTTCATAGCCGCAGGCTTCCAGCAGCAGCGCGCGCAAGGCATCGGTGACCATCTCGGCCTGCTGGCCCATGTGCAAACCGTATTGCAGCATCGGCTTGAGCAGCGTCGGGCTCTGGATCTGCAGGCGGATCTGTTTGTGGCAGCACGGCGAGCACATGATGATCGAGGCGCCCGAGCGGATGCCGGTGTGAATCGCGTAGTCGGTGGCGATGTCGCAGGCGTGCAAGGCGATCATGACGTCCAGTTCGCTGGGCGCCACCGAGCGCACGTCACCGCACTTGAACACCAGCCCCGGATGCTCAAGCCGCGCGGCAGCGTTGTTGCACAGCGAGACCATGTCTTCGCGCAACTCGACGCCGGTGACGTTGCCCTCGGCCTGCAAGGTGTTGCGCAGGTAATCGTGGATGGCGAAGGTGAGATAGCCCTTGCCCGATCCGAAATCCGCAACCGTCACGGGCCTGTCCAGCTTGATCGGCGAGGTCGCCAGCGCGTGGGAAAACACTTCGATGAACTTGTTGATCTGCTTCCACTTGCGCGACATCGCCGGGATCAGCTCGTGCTGCTTGTTGGTCACGCCAAGATCGGTCAGGAACGGCCGGCTCAGTTCCAGATAACGTTTTTTCTCGCGGTCATGCTCGGCGGTCGGGGCTTCGCGTTCTTGCTGGGCCTTGTTGCGGAACAGCGTGCTCTTGCCCTTCTTGCTGAACTCCAGCTGCACTTCATCGGTGAGGGAAAGCAGATGCGCGTTCTTGAAGGACTCGGGCAACAGACTGGTGATCAGCGAATGCGCCTCGACCAAGGGGTGATTCTTGGTGATGTCGCGGGTCTTGTAGCGGTAGACGAAGGACAGGCAAGGCTGATCCTTGACTGTGACGGGCTTGATGATGACCCGCTGCAATTCCGCTTCACTTCCGACGTACTTGGCCAGCACCAGTTTGATCAGCGAATTTTGCGTCAGGCAGGTGTCCAGCAGACTCAGAAACTGAGCACGGTGGTCCTGCGCAGGAACGGTGGCGGGTGCGGTAACGGACATCGGAAAGCGCCTCGGGAGCGGAAATGCGAGGCGCTATTTTAGGCGGGTCGTGAGGAGTAGGTGCAATTAAATGACGCGGAGCGTCAGAAGAGGCATTCCCACGCGCAGCGCGGGAACGATCCTCACTCGGTCGGACACCTACGGATGATCGTCCCCACGCTCCGCGTGGTGACGCAGCCCTTGACGCTCTGCGTCAGATCTCTGCGGCATGAGACCGATTTACCCCAACACCACCAACCGATTCGGCAACTCGTTGCGCGCCTGGGTCACGGGCACCTGCTCGCTCAGCACATCGCCGCACGAACGGATGCACCCGACAAACCCCTCCAGAATCCGGCCATCCTTCACCTGCCGGGTAAAGGTCTCGACCATCGCGCGCCAGACTTCGTTATCGACGCGTCGGGCGATGCCATCGTCGACGATGATTTCGACGTAGCGCTCGGCCTCGCTGACGAAAATCAGCACGCCGGTGCCATGGGTGGTGGCATGAAGATTCTGTTCGAGAAACTGCCGTCGGGCGAGATTGCCCGCCCGCCAGTGCCGCACGCGAACAGGCACCAGCCGCGTAGTGACGCCAGGCAACCGGCACAGCAGCGCCACCACAATGAACGTGATGACCTGCACCAGCAGCAGATGATTAGCGTTGAGCCAGCCGGTCAGCAGGTTGATCAGCCCCGGCACGAGCAGCGCGATGACCCCGGCCCAGATCAGCGGTACGTAGGTGTAGTCGTCTGCACTGCTTGCCAGCACCGTCACCAGTTCCGCGTCGGTCTGACGCTCGACGGTTTCGATGGCGTGGGCAACCCGCTGCTGTTCGTCTTTATTGAGCAATGTCATGCACCTAAACCCTTCCTGAGCGAACGACTACCAGCCACCGGAGGCACCGCCCCCGCCAAAACCACCACCGCCACCGCGCATGCCGCCCGAGCCCGAGCCGCCTGAGCCGAAGCCGCCAGAGCCGCCGGAACCAAACCCGCCGAACCCGCCGCCCCCGGAGCCGATGGAACGGCCTCGCCCAGAACGTGCGCTGATGTAACTGATGACCACGAACAGCACCAGAAACAGCAAGGTCACTTTCCAGTCGACACCCTCGTTCTCGCTCGCCGCTGCGCTGCCGGTGGCGCCGACTGCGGGTTCGGCAAGGGGATCGCCGCCGAGTACCTGGACCATCGCCTCGGTGCCTTTGGTGATACCGCCCACAAAATCGCCCTGGCGGAACGCCGGCGTGATGATCTGATTGATGATCACTGATGATTGCGCATCCGTCAGACGATCTTCCAGGCCGTAACCCACTTCGATGCGCACCTTGCGTTCGTCCCGGGCGACCACCAACAGAGCGCCGTTGTCCTTGCCCTTCTGGCCGATGCCCCAGTGACGACCTAGCTGATAGCCGTAGTCCTCAATGGTCGAGCCCTGCAGGTCAGGCAGTGTGACCACCACCACTTGCTCGGTGGTCAGTTCTTCGTGCGCGCGCAGCATCTGTTCGAGATGCTCTTTGCTCGGGCCATCGATCATCCCGGCGGTGTCGACGACCCGCCCGGTCAGCGGCGGAAACGTGAGGTCGGCTTGCGCCCACTGGGCAAATACGCCCACCGTCATCGCCAGAAACGCGACCAGCACTCCCCGGCGCGCGCGTCCCATCAGAACTTCACTTGCGGCGCTTTATCAGCGTCAGCGGCAGTGGCTTCAAAGTTCGGACGCACCGGCAGATCGCTGTACATCACGGTATGCCACAGACGGCCCGGGAAAGTGCGGATCTCGGTGTTGTAACGCTCGACCGCCGTGATGAAGTCGCGACGGGCCACCGCGATACGGTTTTCCGTGCCTTCAAGCTGGGACTGCAGCGCGAGGAAGTTCTGGTTGGATTTGAGGTCCGGATAGCGCTCCGAGACCACCATCAAACGGCTCAGTGCGCCGGTCAGCTGACCTTGTGCATCCTGGAACTGCTTAAGTTTGGCCGGATCGTTCAGGGTTGTGGCGTCCACCTGAATCGACGTTGCCTTGGCCCGCGCTTCGACAACGGCGGTCAGCGTATCCTGCTCTTGCTTTGCGTAGCCCTTCACCGTTTCCACGAGGTTGGGGATCAAGTCGGCGCGGCGCTGATACTGGTTCTGCACTTGAGCCCAGGCGGCCTTCACCTGCTCGTCGTAGGTCGGAATGTTGTTGATCCCGCAGCCGGACAACAGCGTCGTCAGCAGCATCATCAACGCCAGTGACAATTTGTAACGACTGCCCCGGCTGTGGTCATAACGCTCTGTTTGCATGGCGTGCGTGCTCCCTGTACTCATCAATAGTTAGTCCTGTCAGTCATGACTTTAGCCAAACCGGACGATCCCCGGCATAATCGCGCCCCATCACGTTGTCAGGGCTCTGGATTGCCGGGCCACAATCAGATAAAACTCGTTGCGCTACTGATGCTCATATGAGACAGGAGTTCAGCGACGTTGCCGTCCTGATGACAATAAAAACCAAAGGTTCGACACCTATAACAATGGCTGACCGGTATTACGCGCGAGTTGCCGGCAACGCCTTGAGAAAACCATTCATGAATAAGCTGTGTTTCCTGAGTCTCGTCATCGGCCTGGTCAGTCAGTCCGCCTGGGCCGAAAACGCCACCACTGGCGTTGGCACCCCCTCCACGCTGCAAGCCAAGAATGCATTCATCGCCAACCTGATGAAGCAAATGACCCTCGACGAGAAGATCGGTCAACTGCGTCTGATCAGCATCGGCCCGGAGATGCCCAAGCCGGAAATTCTCAAGGAAATCACCGCAGGCCGCATCGGCGGCACGTTCAACTCCGTCGTGCTGCCGGACAACCGCGCCATGCAGGACGCCGCCGGGCACAGCCGCAACAAGATCCCGATGTTCTTCGCCTACGACGTCGTCCACGGCCAGCGCACCGTATTCCCGATCAGCCTGGGTCTCGCGTCGACCTGGGACATGAACGCCATCACCCGCACCGGTCGCGTGTCAGCGATCGAAGCCGCGGCCGACGGCGTGGACATGACCTTTGCACCGATGGTCGACATCACCCGCGACGCGCGCTGGGGCCGCAGCTCCGAAGGCTTCGGCGAGGATACCTATCTGGTGTCGCGCATCTCCGCCACCATGACCCGCGCGTTTCAGGGCACCAGCATGCAGGCGCCCAACAGCATCATGGCGGTGGTCAAACACTTCGCCCTGTATGGCGCGGTCGAGGGCGGTCGCGACTACAACACCGTCGACATGAGCCCGGTGCGCATGCAGCAGGACTACCTGCCGCCCTACCGCGCATCGATTGATGCCGGCGCAGGCGGCGTGATGATCGCGCTCAATTCCATCAATGGCGTGCCTTCCACGTCCAACGCCTGGCTGCTGCAGGATGTCTTGCGCAGGGATTGGGGCTTCAAGGGCGTAACCGTCAGCGACCACGGCGCGATCAAGGAACTGATCGACCACGGCGTGGCCAAGGACTTCCGCGAAGCCGCCAAGCTGGCGATCAAGGCCGGCGTCGACCTGAGCATGAACGACAAGGCCTACGGCGAAGAACTGCCGGATCTGGTAAAGAGCGGCGAAGTGTCGGTCAAAGAAGTCGATAACGCCGTACGTGAAGTGCTTGGCGCCAAGTGGGAAATGGGCCTGTTCGCCAACCCATACCTGCGCATCGGCGCGGCAGTGGATGACCCGGCCGACCGCAACGCCGAAAACCGTCTGCACCGTGCCGAAGCCCGCGACGTTGCGCGCAAGAGCGTCGTGCTGCTGAAGAACCAGAACGACACCCTGCCACTGAAGAAGCAAGGCACCATCGCTGTGATCGGTCCGCTGGCCAAGAGCTCGATGGACATGATGGGCAGTTGGTCAGCGGCCGGGCTGGCGCGTCAGACCGTCAACGCCTATGACGGCATTGCGGCGGCGGTCGGCGACAAGGCCAAGCTGGTTTATGCACTGGGCTCCAACATCACCGACAACCAGCACGCCATCACTTACCTGAACAAGATGGACGACCAGATCGCCATCGACCCGCGTCCCGAGCAGGAAATGATCGACGAAGCGGTCAAGGCCGCGCAGCAGGCGGACGTGGTGGTTGCCGTTGTGGGTGAGTCGCGCAACATGTCCCATGAAGCGGCGAGCCGTGTCGACCTGGTAATACCGGGCCGTCAACGGGACCTGATCCGCGCGCTCAAGGCTACGGGCAAACCGCTGGTGCTGGTGCTGATGAATGGCCGGCCGCTGGCGCTGGGTGAAGAAAACGAACTCGCCGACGCCATGGTGGAAAGCTGGTTCCTCGGCACCGAGGGCGGCAATGCCCTGGCTGACGTGCTGTTCGGCGACTACAACCCGTCCGGCAAACTGCCGATGACCTTCCCACGCTCCGTGGGCCAGGTCCCGGCGTACTACAACCACCTGAACACCGGCCGCCCGTATCGCCCGAACGATTCGAACTACACCTCGAACTATTTCGAAGAGCCGACCAGCCCGCTGTTCCCGTTCGGTTACGGCCTGAGCTACACCCAGTTCAGCGTGTCGGACATTACCCTGTCGATCAACAAGATGACCCGCAAGGACAAGCTGACCGCCAGCGTCATGGTCAAGAACACCGGCAAGGTCGCGGGTGAGACCGTGGTTCAGCTGTACCTGCGCGATGTAGCCGCTTCCATCAGCCGTCCGGTGAAGGAGCTGAAGAACTTCCAGAAAGTCATGCTGAAGTCGGGTGAAGAGAAGTCCGTGAGCTTCACCCTGACCGAAGAAGACCTGAAGTTCTTCAACCCGTCGCTGAAGTACGCGGCCGAGGCTGGCGAGTTCAAGCTGATGATCGGCCTGGATTCGGAGAACGTGAAAGAGACGACGTTTAACTTGCTGTAAGGCAGGAATCCGGGGCGAATGCGCCAGCCACTGAAAGGAGGTCATGCCCATGCCCCGTTCCGTCCGCCTTATGCTCTACGTGTTGCTGATCCTCGCCGGTGCCGTCATTGCGGCGACGCTGGCGATGCATCAGGCTCAGCGCCATGCCCTGGAAGACGACGCTGAACAATCCAGGGATCGGCTGGCGCTCTATGCCAATACGCTGCAAACCCTGATCGAGCGCTACCGCGCGTTGCCAGCCGTTCTGGCCCTCGATCCGCAACTGCGGGCGGCACTGGCCGGACCGGTCAGCGCCGACACCACCCAGGCGCTCAATCTCAAACTGGAGCAGATCAACGGGGCTGCCCAGTCCTCCACTCTCGAGCTTCTTGATCGAAACGGGCTTGCCGTCGGCGCTAGCAACTGGCGTCTGCCGAGCAGTTACGTGGGCCACAACTACGGCTTCCGCCCCTACTTCACGCAAACCCGCGCCACTGGCGTCGGACGCTTTTATGCGGTCGGCGTGACCAGCGGCATCCCGGGGTATTTCCTGTCGAACGCGGTGCGCGATGAGGCCGGGCAGTTCATCGGGGCGATGGTGGTCAAGCTGGAGTTTCCGGACCTCGAACACACCTGGGCGCAAAACGATGACCTGCTGCTGGTCAGCGACGCCAAAGGCATCGTCTTCATTGCCAATCAGCCGGGCTGGCGCTATCGGGCGTTGCGAGCACTCACCGATCAGGACCGCGCCGAACTGGCGAGCACCCGCCAATACGACAAACAGCCGCTGACGCCCTTGAGTCAGGAGCCGCTGCGGACGTTCGGCGAAAACAGCCACCTCAGCCGCGTCGACGCGCCGAATGAGCAGGCCGATTTTTTGTGGCAGTCGATGCTGCTGCCGACCGAGGGCTGGACCTTGCACCTGCTGCGCAAGCCCCAGACTGCCAGTGAAGATGTGCGCAATGCGGGTCTGGCGGCAGCAGGCATCTGGCTGACGCTGGTGTTCCTCGGGTTGTTTCTGTATCAGCGCTGGCGCCTCGGCCGGGTCCGCCAGCGCAGTCGCGAAGAGCTTGAACGTTTGGTTGAAGAACGCACGCGGGATCTGCAAACGGCGCAGGACGGTCTGGTGCAGTCGACCAAACTGGCGGCGCTCGGTCAGATGTCCGCCGCCCTCGCCCACGAAATCAACCAGCCGCTGACGGCGCAGCGCATGCAACTCGCGACCCTGCGCCTGCTGCTGGAGCATGGCCGCGTCGACGATGCGCACAAAGCGATGAGCCTGCTGGATCAGCAACTGACGCGCATGGCCGCGCTCACCGGCCACCTGAAAACCTTTGCCCGCAAAAGCCCCAGCGGCCTGCGCGAACGCCTTGATCTGGCCACCGTCGTCGACCAGGCGCTGCTGTTGCTGGACGCACGTATTCGGGAAGAACGTGTCAGTTGCGTGCTCGACCTGACGCGTCCGGCGTGGGTGCGCGGCGACGCGATTCGGCTTGAACAGGTGCTGATCAACCTGATGCGCAACGCCCTCGACGCGATGGGCGATAAACCCCTCAAGCGCCTGGAGATCCGCATCGACGCAACCGGCGAGCACTGGTGCCTTTCCGTCATCGACAGTGGCGGCGGAATTGCCCACGAACACCTGGCCAACGTCTTCGATCCGTTTTTCACCACCAAGCCGGTGGGCGACGGCCTCGGGCTGGGGCTCGCGGTTTCGTTTGCCATCGTGCATGAGCTGGGCGGTCGGCTCAGCGCCGAAAACGTCAACAACGGCGCGCGGTTTTTCTTCTGTCTGACCCAGGCCCCGGAGGCCGACGCCCCATGCTGAACGCGGTAATCGTGGTGGATGACGAGGCGCCCATTCGCGAAGCGGTGCAGCAATGGCTCACGCTGTCCGGGTTCGAGGTGCGCCTGTTCAGCCGTGCCGAGGAATGCCTGGCGCATCTGCCGGATCACTTCCCCGGCGTGATCCTCAGCGATGTGCGCATGCCCGGCATGGATGGTTTGCAATTGCTGGCAGCGTTGCAGCTGCGAGACCGTGATTTGCCGGTGATCTTGCTGACCGGCCACGGTGACGTGCCTATGGCCGTGGACGCCATGCGCGACGGCGCCTATGACTTTCTCGAGAAGCCGTTCAGCCCCGAAACCCTGCTCGGCAGTTTGCGGCGGGCCCTGGAGAAGCGCGCGCTGGTGCTGGAAAACCGCGCGTTGCACGAACGCGCGGATAACCGCTCGCGTCTCGATGCGACGCTGCTGGGCATGTCGCCGACGATGCAGACTTTAAGGCGGCAGGTGCTGGACCTCTCGCAACTGCCGGTCAATGTGCTGATTCGCGGCGAGACCGGCAGCGGCAAGGAAATGGTCGCGCGTTGCCTGCATGACTTCGGTCCGCGGGCCGACAAACCTTTCGTTGCGGTCAACTGCGCGGCGATCCCGGAGCAGCTGTTCGAAGCCGAGCTGTTCGGACACGAAAGCGGCGCGTTCACCGGCGCTCAGGGCAAGCGAATCGGCAAGCTGGAGTACGCCCACGGCGGCACGGTGTTCCTCGACGAAATCGAAAGCATGCCGCTGGCGCAGCAGGTCAAGCTGCTGCGGGTGATTCAGGAACGGCGAATCGAGCGCCTGGGTTCGAACCAGAGCATCGATATTGATTTGCGCATCATTGCCGCGACCAAGCCTGACCTGCTGGACGAAGCCAGGGCGGGGCGTTTCCGCGAGGACCTGGCGTATCGGCTGAATATCGCGGAATTGCGCCTTCCGCCATTGCGCGAGCGGCGAGAAGACATCCCGATGCTGTTCAGCCATTTCTCGCGAAATGCGGCGGAGCGCCTGGGTCGCAGCGCGCCGGTATTGAGTGGTGAACAGCTGAGCCATCTGCTCAGCCACGACTGGCCAGGGAACGTGCGCGAGCTGGCGAATGCGGCCGAGCGCCAGGTGCTGGGGCTGGACGGTCCCGCTGCGGAAGGCAGCGCGGTAGGTCAGTCTCTCGTGGCGCAGCAAGAAGCGTTCGAAGCCCATTGCATTCGTTCGGCGTTGCGACGGCATAGGGGCGACATCAAAGCGGCCATGCACGAACTGCAACTGCCCCGCCGCACGCTGAATGAAAAGATGCAGCGGCACGGGTTGGTGCGCGAGGACTTTCTGGTCGAAGGTAATACACAGAGTTGAGCTGACCGGATGTAATCTGTGTAGGACCGGCTTCAGCCGGGAACAGGCCCGTTTGATTGCCATCACATTTGTGGTGTAACCACCGACGCATTCCCGGCTAAAGCCAGTCCTACAGAATGATCGCAGCGCGTTAGTAGGACCGGCTTCAGCCGGGAACGGCTTTCTGGCAATGAGCGGATTTTCGCTCATGGGTTTCAGACAACAAGCGGATTTCCGCTTACCCTCGCCGCGATAACCCTTCTATTCCGGGCCTTTCAGCCTTTGGCACAGCTCCTGCTATCACTGTTGTCAGACCGCCTCGATGCGTTCCTTCTAACAACAATGACTTGCAGGAAATCCCATGGCCATCCCCAATTCTGCCTCCCACGGAACGGCTGCCACGCTAGCCGCCGAGAAAACCACCGGAAGCCGCCTGAAATCCATTTTCAGCGGTTCGGTCGGCAACATGGTTGAGTGGTACGACTGGTACGTCTACGCCGCCTTCTCCCTCTACTTCGCCAAAGTCTTCTTTCCCAAGGGCGACACCACCGCCCAGCTCCTCAACACCGCCGCGATCTTCGCCGTGGGCTTCTTGATGCGCCCTATCGGCGGCTGGCTGATGGGCCTTTATGCAGATCGCAAAGGCCGCAAGGCCGCGCTGATGGCGTCGGTGCTGCTGATGTGTTTCGGTTCGCTGATCATCGCCCTCACCCCCGGTTACGAAACCATCGGCGTCGGCGCCCCAATCATGCTGGTGTTCGCCCGCCTTTTGCAGGGCCTGTCGGTCGGTGGCGAATACGGCACCTCGGCGACCTATCTCAGCGAGATGGCGACCAAAGAGCGCCGGGGCTTCTTCTCAAGCTTTCAGTACGTGACGCTGATCTCCGGCCAGCTCATCGCGCTGGCGGTGCTGATCGTGCTGCAACAAACGCTGACCACTGAACAGCTGCACGCGTGGGGCTGGCGCATCCCGTTTGCCATCGGCGCATTGTGCGCAGTGGTGGCGCTGTTCCTGCGTCGCGGCATGGAAGAGACCGAGTCGTTCAACCGCAAGAAGGACAAACCCAAAGAAAGCCTCATGCGTACACTGATGCGCCATCCGAAAGAGCTGATGACCGTGGTCGGCCTGACCATGGGTGGCACGCTGGCCTTCTATACCTACACGACCTACATGCAGAAGTATCTGGTGAACACGGTGGGCATGAGCATCACCGATTCGACGACGATTTCTGCCGCCACGCTTTTCCTGTTCATGCTGTTGCAACCGGTGATCGGCGCGCTGTCTGACAAGATTGGTCGCCGCCCGATCCTGATTGCCTTTGGCGTGCTGGGCACCTTGTGTACCGTGCCAATCCTCACCACCCTCCACACCATCCAAAGCTGGTGGGGTGCGTTCTTCCTGATCATGGCCGCGCTGATCATCGTCAGCGGGTACACCTCGATCAACGCCGTGGTGAAAGCCGAACTGTTCCCGACCGAGATCCGCGCCCTGGGCGTCGGCCTGCCGTACGCACTGACGGTGTCGATCTTCGGCGGTACGGCCGAGTACATCGCGCTGTGGTTCAAGAGCATCGGCATGGAAACGGGTTACTACTGGTACGTCACCGCCTGCATCGCGGTGTCGCTGCTGGTGTATGTGTTCATGAAGGACACCCGCAAGCACTCACGGATCGAAACCGATTGATTTGACCCGGCTGCGAGCCGCTTCGACCAGCGCTTCAAGACAGAAAAACAAGGGCAGCTCACTCACGTGAGCTGCCCTTTTGCGCTTCTAGGCGCCGCTAAGTGCATGAATAACACTCGCTTTTGGCAGTATCAATTTCAGCGATGATCGCTACCAATGCGATTGACTTCTTAATAATTCTGAGGCGAGTAAAGTTCACTCCATACCGAGTTACCCACTAATTAAATCGATCTGGAGCAACTAATCATGAAAACTAACAAACTGATTTTCGGCCTCGCTTTCTCCATTCTTGCAAGCAGCGCCTTTGCACTTCCATCCGTTGATGCGCACCACGCTGTTAATGCTGCGGTTGTTGCAGAAAACGGCTCGTCCCACACTAACATCGGGCGCGTTGCTGCTGACGGTTCGGACCACGTCGGTGCCAACCGCCTCGCTGCTGACGGTGCCGACCATGTAGGTGCAAACCGCCTCGCTGCTGACGGTGCCGACCATGTAGGTGCAAACCGTCTCGCTGCTGACGGTGCCGACCATGTAGGTGCCAACCGCCTCGCTGCTGACGGTGCCGACCATGTAGGCGCAAACCGCCTCGCTGCTGACGGTGCGGATCATGTAGGTGCCAACCGTCTGGCTGCTGACGGTGCCGACCACGTAGGTGCCAACCGCCTCGCAGCTGACGGCTCGGACCATGTTGGTGCAAATCGCCTGAGCTGATCACCCCTGTCGTTCTCTCAGCCCGGCTTTATGCCGGGCTTAATTTTGTCCACTACAAAACCTGAAACCCCTGGTGTGACTGGGCGCATGCCGGAATCTTGCCAGCAACGAAGCAGGTTGCACTCGCCGCGATTCCATTCGATGTCATCCCTTGGCCCCTTCTAGCCGCTAACGCGCTAGCAATATTTACCACTCTAGTCAACAGGCAAATTCGCCGCCGCTCGTGAAAATTGCCCCATCCCAGCGCAAATCTCCCGACAACGCTTTAAAACCGGGCATTCCAGCCAACTATCATTTTTAGCGATGGTCGATAGCAATAGCGTTAACTTCAACTTAATCTGCACGCGCGTAAAATTGGCTCCATTCCCAAGTTGAAAAAATTATTGAACTTACTGGAGCAACACTCATGAAAACTTCAAATATTATCTTTGGTCTTAGTCTGTCAATTCTGGCATCGAGCGCATTTGCTCTGCCTGTGTCCGAACAGCACTCTGCATTTAACGGCACTGTAGTAGCAGAAGGCGGTTCTTCTCATACAAACGCATCGCACACCGGTTCTTACCGTCAGGCCTCCGACGGTTCTGACCATGTTGGCGCCAATCGTCTCGC contains the following coding sequences:
- a CDS encoding DMT family transporter, whose protein sequence is MSSRENTGMALGLIGVVIFSLTLPMTRIVVQEIHPLLNGLGRALFAAVPAAALLLWRREKWPTLAQFKALMVVALGVIVGFPVLSAWAMKTLPASHGALVNGLQPLLVAIYAAWLSHERPSKAFWACAAMGSVLVLGYALISGAGNLQAGDLLMVAAVAIGGLGYAEGGRLAKEMGGWQVICWALVISIPVLIVPVSYLAWQHQGPISPGTWWAFGYVSLFSQFIGFFAWYAGLAMGGIARVSQIQLVQLFFTMAFSALFFGEHIDPTTWIFAAGVVVVLAIGRKTAVIAPKPVAAARI
- a CDS encoding class I SAM-dependent methyltransferase encodes the protein MSVTAPATVPAQDHRAQFLSLLDTCLTQNSLIKLVLAKYVGSEAELQRVIIKPVTVKDQPCLSFVYRYKTRDITKNHPLVEAHSLITSLLPESFKNAHLLSLTDEVQLEFSKKGKSTLFRNKAQQEREAPTAEHDREKKRYLELSRPFLTDLGVTNKQHELIPAMSRKWKQINKFIEVFSHALATSPIKLDRPVTVADFGSGKGYLTFAIHDYLRNTLQAEGNVTGVELREDMVSLCNNAAARLEHPGLVFKCGDVRSVAPSELDVMIALHACDIATDYAIHTGIRSGASIIMCSPCCHKQIRLQIQSPTLLKPMLQYGLHMGQQAEMVTDALRALLLEACGYETKVFEFISLEHTNKNKMILAVKRTSPADPAELLAKIQELKVFYGIQEQCLERLLQADGLLG
- a CDS encoding TPM domain-containing protein, with translation MTLLNKDEQQRVAHAIETVERQTDAELVTVLASSADDYTYVPLIWAGVIALLVPGLINLLTGWLNANHLLLVQVITFIVVALLCRLPGVTTRLVPVRVRHWRAGNLARRQFLEQNLHATTHGTGVLIFVSEAERYVEIIVDDGIARRVDNEVWRAMVETFTRQVKDGRILEGFVGCIRSCGDVLSEQVPVTQARNELPNRLVVLG
- a CDS encoding TPM domain-containing protein; the protein is MGRARRGVLVAFLAMTVGVFAQWAQADLTFPPLTGRVVDTAGMIDGPSKEHLEQMLRAHEELTTEQVVVVTLPDLQGSTIEDYGYQLGRHWGIGQKGKDNGALLVVARDERKVRIEVGYGLEDRLTDAQSSVIINQIITPAFRQGDFVGGITKGTEAMVQVLGGDPLAEPAVGATGSAAASENEGVDWKVTLLFLVLFVVISYISARSGRGRSIGSGGGGFGGFGSGGSGGFGSGGSGSGGMRGGGGGFGGGGASGGW
- a CDS encoding LemA family protein, encoding MMLLTTLLSGCGINNIPTYDEQVKAAWAQVQNQYQRRADLIPNLVETVKGYAKQEQDTLTAVVEARAKATSIQVDATTLNDPAKLKQFQDAQGQLTGALSRLMVVSERYPDLKSNQNFLALQSQLEGTENRIAVARRDFITAVERYNTEIRTFPGRLWHTVMYSDLPVRPNFEATAADADKAPQVKF
- the bglX gene encoding beta-glucosidase BglX, with protein sequence MNKLCFLSLVIGLVSQSAWAENATTGVGTPSTLQAKNAFIANLMKQMTLDEKIGQLRLISIGPEMPKPEILKEITAGRIGGTFNSVVLPDNRAMQDAAGHSRNKIPMFFAYDVVHGQRTVFPISLGLASTWDMNAITRTGRVSAIEAAADGVDMTFAPMVDITRDARWGRSSEGFGEDTYLVSRISATMTRAFQGTSMQAPNSIMAVVKHFALYGAVEGGRDYNTVDMSPVRMQQDYLPPYRASIDAGAGGVMIALNSINGVPSTSNAWLLQDVLRRDWGFKGVTVSDHGAIKELIDHGVAKDFREAAKLAIKAGVDLSMNDKAYGEELPDLVKSGEVSVKEVDNAVREVLGAKWEMGLFANPYLRIGAAVDDPADRNAENRLHRAEARDVARKSVVLLKNQNDTLPLKKQGTIAVIGPLAKSSMDMMGSWSAAGLARQTVNAYDGIAAAVGDKAKLVYALGSNITDNQHAITYLNKMDDQIAIDPRPEQEMIDEAVKAAQQADVVVAVVGESRNMSHEAASRVDLVIPGRQRDLIRALKATGKPLVLVLMNGRPLALGEENELADAMVESWFLGTEGGNALADVLFGDYNPSGKLPMTFPRSVGQVPAYYNHLNTGRPYRPNDSNYTSNYFEEPTSPLFPFGYGLSYTQFSVSDITLSINKMTRKDKLTASVMVKNTGKVAGETVVQLYLRDVAASISRPVKELKNFQKVMLKSGEEKSVSFTLTEEDLKFFNPSLKYAAEAGEFKLMIGLDSENVKETTFNLL